Below is a genomic region from Fusobacteriaceae bacterium.
TTCCGCCCCTGTCCGTTCGTGACCGTAAAAGTGAGGGCCCGTTGGTCCGTTTGAATAGGCGGCGGGTTTTCCACAGTCATGAAAGAGCGCCGCCAGTCTCATGACCGGTTCCTCAGGTACTTTTTCCAAAACGAGGAGCGTATGACCGAGAACATCTTTACGGATTTCCGGGTGCTTTTCGGCAAATCTTAGCAGTTCGAGTAATTCCGGCGCGATAAATTCAATCAGGCCGGTCTTGATCAAATACAGGAAGCCGGTCTTCGGTTTCGATGAACACAAAATCCGGGTAAACTCGTCCCGGATTCTCTCTTTTGAAATCAGGCTTAAGCGGCCCGCGTTGGCGCAGATGGCCGCGAGGCTCCTGGGATCGATGCGGTCCATTCCTTTTTCCACAAGAATTCGGACTGCTCGCAACATTCTCAAAGGATCTTCTTCGATCCGTTTCTCAGAAGGTCCGATAAATCTTATTGTGTTTGAGGCAATATCCGCTTCGCATAGGGGATCGCCAAAGAGAAAATTTTTGCCGTCAAAGGCGATGGCGTTGACCGTGAAGTCTCTGCGTCTCAAATCCTCAAGGATATCTGAGACAAATTCCACGCCGGTGATTTTTCTATTCTCCGTGAAGGAAACATCCTTACGCATACGGGCGATATCATAGCTTTGCCCGCCTAAGGTGATCTTCACGACCGAGTAGGCTTTTCCGACCACGGCGGGAGAGCAGTCACGAAACAGGGATACCACCTGATCGAGGGAGAGATCCGTACAAAAATCGCAGTCCCCCGGCGCTATGCCCAGTAGCTTGTCGCGGACATAGCCCCCGACGATATAGCCTTTTCCCTTAGCTTGCAGTCGTCGTAGTATGCGCTCAATATTCTCTTCCAATTCGATTGTTTTCATATTTGGTCCGATAAATTTAAAAAAAAGTTTGCAATATATTATTAAGAAATGTCCGAATAAAGCATCTGCATATAATAATAATTATATGCGGTAAAATAATTTGAGTAAAATTTACTTTGGATAATATTTATTAATATTCATGGATAATTCTATCAAATTCGGCTTCACAAATAAACAGTCAAGTATAATTACGGTCTTGTAAAACCTCATTCAGAATTTGAATTTAACTCGGGAATCTTTTCGAGGGTCTTCTTCTCAATCAAATTCCTGGCGTTCACGTAGACTTCCGTTACTTTTGTATCGGCGTGACCGAGGAAATCCCGTATCTCAATCAGATCGGCGCCGTTCAGAGAGAGCTCGGTCGCCACGGAATGCCGGATGCTGTGGGGGCTGATGTCTTTAGCGATCGCTTGGCCCATATGGTGGATGATGTCATAGAGAGCCCGATAAGAGAGCGGCTTCAGGTGGTCGTCGGAAGCGGAAAAGAGATATCGTTCCCGAAGTTCCTCGGCGGATATCCCGCTTAATGTCGTCACGTAATCCTGATACTCAGTCAGCAGGCTTACCAGCTCCGGGTGCAAAGGCTTATATTGTTCCCTGCCGCTTTTCGTCTTTTCCAAAACGAGGTACAGGTTGCCGTCTCTGGACAGGATATGTTTGCCCTTCAGTTGCAAAAGTTCCGAGCTGCGCATGCCGGTATAATAAAGCGTGACCAGAATGACCATGTTTCTATAGTCTAGATGAGTCCCCACTTTATAAAGTCCGATAATTGTTTTAATGTCATCTTTAGAAATTTTTAATATACGGGTAAGGTCTCTTTGCGTTTTAAAAAGTTTGATTCCTCGAAAAGGATTGGTATAACCGGCGTCTGTAACGCCTTCAAGATGTTCAAGCTCTTTGAAGAGACTTTTCAAGGCAGACAAAATTGTATTGACAGAGGTTTTTTTCAGTTTTCGCTTTTGCAACAAGTACACAATATACTCTTCCGCATCGGACACAGACACATTGACCATCAAGGGAACCAACTCGTTACCGGAAATTCTCGATTCCCCTTCATAGACAAATTGCAAAAATTTCTCCAGATTGTACTGGTAATCTTTCAGTGTCTTTTCGGATTTGTATATTTCAAATAGCTGGGCGCCCTGATCCCGGTCGCCGCGCTTTTTTCTTGTGGCGGTCAAGCCACCCCTATAATTTTGTATTTCCATTTTAACCTCTAATAAATTATCGGACTTTTTAGGAAAACACTTGAAATAAACCGTATTTTATGATATTCTGAATCTGAGGTGAAAAGATGTCCGATACGAAATTGGATTTGCCGGTGATCAATAAAATGCTGGATCATATTGAAGCGGGTACGATCCCTGAAGGTCATACCTTCAATACCTATGCCATGGAGTTTTACGGCGCGGTCAGACTGTTGCCGCTCTCTAAATACCTGCATTCCCTACATCGGAACAAACGACTGCCCAAAATCATGTACTTCCGTAAAGCGGGCGAACTGCTGAAGGATACGGAAAGCGATCCCGAAGCAAAGGCCTTACTGCGCAGAAACGGCTATGAAAAAACGCCTGAGCTGGATTTCAAATCCATCCTTCTCTTAAGAAAAACCGATGTCCTGAGCAATTGGAAGAAAATCATCAGCTATTTTGACGGAAAAGGAACCATCGAAGAACTGAACCGGGCCGGCCGGCCTGTGCTGCTCCCCCAGGAGATTCGCCTACTGTCCGATTTTACGAAGAAAGCCCTCGATATCAATGACAACGAATTGAACTGGCTCATCGGGCTCTATCGCAAAATCCTCGATGAGAAGGAACTTTCCAAAGCTCTGCAGAAACTGTGTCGTCAACAAATCTCAATAACTCCAGAAGAACCCCTGAAATAAAAGACCGACAGCCAAGCCGGTTTTTTATTTTTATTGATGTACCAATAACGAAGAAATCAGGAAAGTCCTTTCCGCATAGAACATTTTTTTATAATCTGTTTAGATCCGAATAGAAATCTTATTATTGTGTCTATACATATGTGTACAATAATTGTTTTTGCCAAGATTTGATTTTTGAGCATAGTACAATAAGTTTTTGTTGCCTTCAGTCGACATGTTCTTCTCAACATTAAACGTGAAAATTTATTCGTATTTGTACACATATGCAAGCTTGTATAAATAATTATCGGTCTTTACATGCAGAAATTATTATACAACTACATCTTTGTAATAGTTATAAATTCTGAATCAGCTTCTTTTTGGGCGAATAATAGTTTTATGTTGTTATTGTTATTGCGAATTTTTCAAAATTAGACGTAAAATCATGTACATAAATGTTAATAATATGTTGTTGTGGTCAGGATATGTACACAGACAAAAATACTATTGTACTTCGACTAATCCTCTTTCCCTCTGGGCATTTGCAATGGCATCAAGATATAGCGGTAATCCTGACTGCCGTTTTCGGAGATTTCAAACATCGACGATTGATTCTTACCGTTTACTATAGGATTGTCCGTGATGTTGTCGAGATATTCCGAAAAGAACTTGCAATTGAGGGAAGCCTTGAAATCCTCGCCGGTCTTCATCATGTTGACTTTCTGGTTGATCCGGGCGCGTCCGGAAAAGGCGTTGATCATAGCCATCTTGCCCCGGAAATCAAAGACCGCGCCGAATTTGGCGTCGATGCTGGTCCGGGCAATGGTGATGACGCGTCTGAGGGCGCTCTTCAGCTCATCCCGGTTAAACTCCATCTTCTTGTCGTGCTGGGCGTTTTCCAGAATAAACTTATAATCGGGAAAAGGCATGGCAATGGTCCGGCTGATAAAACAGGCGTCCTGCCAGAGCACCAGCAACAATTCGCCAAGAAAGCCGAATTCTACTTCTTCATCGGAGTCCTTCAGCATCTTGCAGAGGATATTGACGGAATCCATGGGGATCGAGATTTCCTTTTCGAGGACGGAGCTCACAGGGGCGCGCAAATAAAGCAGACGATAGGAGTCCGTCGACACAAGATTCAGTTCGTCAGCCCGCAATACGAGCCTAAGACAGTTAATCGCGGGATTCTCAGTCGACTGGGAGGCCGCGAACTTCGTTTTTTCAAAATAGCGGGCCAAGTCTCGACCCTTGATCCGAAAGGCGATGTTTCCTTTAGGTTCGCTGATGATCGGGAAATTCTCGTCATAAAGAGTGGAAAATACGGCGTTTTGTACATGGAGATTGGAATCGCTCAGGGCGAACTCCACGTCCTCTTCTTCGAGGAGTTTGACATATTCCAGGAGCATGGCGGGTTTGATGACGATACTGCCCTCCTGTTCCACAAAGCCGGGGGCCTTACGAATCAAATCCACCTCGAGGTTTGTCCCGATAAATGTGATGGTATTTTTCTCCGCCTTGATCTGTACGCCGGCCACAATGGGCTTTACGGGCGTCTCCCGCAGAATGTTGGAGAATTCGCCCAATATGGTGATCAGGCTCTCTCTTTTGATGGAAAACTTCATGTTCCCTCCTTCAGCATTGAAGGCAGCGCGCTGCCTTTGATTACAACATGATCTGTTGCCAGTATTTGTTCTGCAATTCCAGGGTTTCGTTGATGTCTCGCAAAATTTGCGCCTTTTGAATCTCCTCAATGGTGAATACCGGCGTCGTTTCCATTTTTTCACGGGCCGGGACATTGAGCGACGGACAGCTGAGATAGTCGGCGATCTGCGCGTAAATCTCCGGTCGGTGGATGAATTCGATAAACTTGTGGGCAGCGTCCTTATGGGGCGCTTTTTTCAGGATCACAAAGGAATCGATATAGGCGACGCCGCCTTTTGAGGGCAACAGGTATTTGGTATTGGCCGCTGTCTCCTCGTCCAGCTCCCGCGTGATGTTGTCGATATAGCCCTGTACAACCCAAAATTCCCCGGTAGCATAGCCCTTTCCGAAGGATTCCGAGTCAAACTTGGCGATATTTTTCTTCCAGAGCTTCACGCGCTCGGCGGCTTTTGCGATTGCAGCCTCGTCACTGACGGTCTGGGGATAGCCCTCCATGGCCAAAGCCGAGGTCATAACCTCCCGCATGTCATCGAGGAGCGTCATTTTTCCGCGCAAATCCTCCCGCTCAAAGATCGAGTAGTCATCGGGCCAGTCTTTAACGTATTTGGTATTGATGGCAATCACGGTGGGGCCGATCACATAGGGCACGCCGTAATCGTTCCCAGGATCAAAATCCTGCATTTTGGCCATGATGCCGGGATCTATATTCTTAATCGTGGAAATTTTGGACTTATCCAGTTTTTCCAGCATATTTTCCTTGATCATAATTTCGTAATAATCGGCCGAAGGAACCACGATATCGTATCCGTCGCCGCCGGCCTTCAGTTTCGTGAAAAGCTCCTCATTGGTCGAATAGGTATCTTCGACGATCTTGATTCCGGTCTCTTTTTCAAAGGCCGCGTAGACTTCCGTCGGAATATACTCCGCCCAGTTGTAAATAAAGAGCTTTTTTTCCTCAAGAGCCTTCTTTTCGCCGCATGAAGCCAATGTCAGAACCAATAAAAAAAGATAAACAAGTTTTTTTGCCATTCCCGCCTCCTTTTATAAATCACATTTCCAAAGAAATGAAATCCAGTCTGGACATACGTGATCCACGTCATCCAGCTATATTATAAACTATTTGGACCCGAAAGTAAACGGAATTTTCATAAAAGTTCGAGGGATCTGATTTTCCGTAAATCTTGGCGCATAAAAAAAAAAAAAATTGAAAAAATGAAAATAGTTTTTGCTTTTTTTTGAATTTTGCGATATACTACTTGTGGACATAAGAACGCGGAGAGAACATGGAACAGATCGCAAGTCGTCAAAACGCGTGGATCAAGCTCGTAAACCGCCTGAAACTGAAGAAATACCGCGACCAAGAACGTTTGTTTCTCGCGGAAGGCGCAAAGTTTCTGGACTTTGGGCACAGGATCAGGGCGGCCTTTTGCGGCGAAAGCCTGTGTTTGAGCGACGCGCGGACGAAGCGTCTGGAATCCCTTGCGGACCGAATCTTCACGGTTCCGGACGCGATATACGCCCGGATCAGTTCCCTCGAAAACGCCTACGGACCCCTCTTGGTCTATCCTTATCTGGATATACCCGAGGAAAATAGCCCGCTGTCGGACTTCTGTGTCGTTCTGGACGGCGTCGGTGATCCCGGAAATCTCGGGACCATCCTCCGGACATTGGACGCGACGGGATTCGAGGACGTTCTGCTCAGCGAAGACTGTGTGGACATTTACAACGAAAAGGTCATCAGAAGCACCATGGGATCCATCTTCCGGATTCGCTTCCGCCGGATGGACCGGGCTTCGATTGCTGAAACACTGAAATCAAAGGGATACAAACTCATGGCTACCGCCATTTCCCCGGAGGCCGTCGACTATGATGAAGTCGATTACTCCGGCAAAGTCGCGCTTATCCTCGGAAACGAGGGATCGGGCGTATCGGAGGAGCTTCTTCAAAGCGCCGACATTCGCGTGAAAATTCCGATGTACGGTCAGGCCGAATCGCTCAACGTGGCGGTTGCCTGCGGCGTCCTGCTCTATCGGGCGCGGGCTTGTATCAATGGGAAATTGCGGAATGCCGACCGTTAAAGAGCAAAAGGAGAACCATTGCCGAAACTTCAAAAGCAAATCTGTCTGGCCTGTTGCCTTGTACTCCTGACCGCCTGCACGGCTTTCAGGGGCGGTAAGGCGCCGGATCAGCGGATTTCCAAATACTTCACCTTTGCGGAAGCCGTTCACAGCGACTACGCGAAGAAACACAACCTGATCAATTACCCGAAAAAGAGAAGCGTCCGGAAAAATATCGAACGCACCGCAAAGCGGATGGACGATGTCCGGGATCTCCTGGGCAGACCGATCGTCGTCACGAGCTGGTATCGCTCGCGCAGAGTCAATGACGCCGTCGGCGGATCGGATACTTCGGCCCATGGGGACGGATTGGCTGTGGATTTCTATCTCGATCCGGAAAACCCGCAGCGGGAATTCAACAAAATCGCGAATTCAAGGCTTTCCTTTGATCAGTTGATCTATTACCCGAGGGGACACCGAGCCCACATCGGATTCCGGAAAAAGAAATCCGATGAACGGCGGGAAATCAGACGAAGCGGCAGAAGATGAAAAAATCGAAATCCCTAAAATTGATGTTTCCCCTGATCTGTCTCTTATGGCTCAGCGGCTATAGTTGCGTAAGTATCGCCAAAACCGCTGACAATCTGCTGGATCTCTACGGCAATCCGTCGGTATTTGAAGGGTACCTGCCGATTTGGGACGGGGAAGCGGCTCTTGCCATCGACAGCGAAAGCTGGCGCGCCCGGGCAAAGGACGAGAGGATTAAATTCCTGATCATTCACTACACGGCGGCGGGAAACGAGACGAGCAAGCGGGCCCTGACCAGAGCCCAGGTCAGTTCGCACTATCTCGTGTCCGATGTGGCCGACGAAGCGGTCTTCAAGCTGGCCGACGAGTCCGAGAGGGCCTGGCATGCTGGGCAAAGCGCCTTTTACGGGAGGACGAACCTCAACGACACCTCGCTGGGCATAGAGATCGTCAACCGGGGCATGAGCGGCAGGACCTATCTGCCCTATGCGGGACATCAGATCAAAAAAACGGCCTGGTTGCTGTTGGCCCTCGTCAAGAGGCATCAGATCAACCCGAAATTCATCCTCGGCCATTCGGATATCTCTCCGGGTCGCAAGATGGACCCCGGGCCCACATTTCCCTGGGAAGCTCTTTACCGGGAATACGGTCTCGGCGCCTGGTACGATGAAAAAGACAAAAATGAATTTTTGAACGCATATACCGAAGAACAATTTGCCAAGGTAACGGCTCTGCAATACAAGCGGGAGCTGTATCGATACGGCTACGCGGTCGATTTGACCGACAAGGCCGATGAGCGGACCAAAAGCGTGATTTACGCCTTCCAGAGTCATTTTTATCCCGATGGCCTGTCGGGAATCATGGACAGGGAGACTTACGCGAGGTTGCTCGCCCTCAATAAGAAATATCCGGGACGGGATGTTCCGGGCGAAAAAAAAGAATAAGCAAAACACCACGAAAATGCAGGGGTGGCGGAATGGTAGACGCGCAAGGTTGAGGGTCTTGTTGACGAAGTCAGTGAGAGTTCGAGTCTCTTCCCCTGCACCAACTGAAAACAACGATTTTTTATAAAAAGGACGGCCAAGAGACCGTCCTTTTGCTTTATTTCATATTTTACTACTTATCAGCTTATTCGCCGAGCCACTTGGCCTCAATGGCTTTAAAGGTCCCGTCGGCCTTCATGGCGTCCATGTGCTTGTCGACCTCTTCCCGCAGGGAGACGTCTTCGTTCCGGAAGGCGATGCCGTCTTCCTCATTGGCGAAGGACTCCGCCGAGTACACGAGGAGGTTCTTCTTCGCGTTGTGGAAGCGTCCGGCGCTCTCGTCCATGACGACGGCGTCGAGCCGCCCGGCCTCAAGATCCAGCAAAGCCTCGGCGTTTGTGCCGTATTTGCGCAATTCTTTGAATTCCTTGACAATGGGATGGGACTCCACGGCCGTGGCGCTGGAACTCCCCAGCTGCACGCCCACGACTTTGCCCTTCAGTTCGCCGCTGGTCAGGTATTGTTTCTCTTTCCGGGAAAAAATCACCTGTCCGTCGTTGTGGTAAGCCTTGCTGAAGCTGACCTGCGCGGCCCTGGCGGGGGTAATCGTCATGCCGTTCCAGACCATGTCGATCTTGCCGGCCTTGAGTTCAAGAATGATGCCGTCCCAGTCACAGGACTTGAATTCCGCCTTGACGCCCATGCGTTTGGCCACTTCATTGGCAAGGTCGATGTCAAATCCCACAATGACGCCCTTTTCGTCTTTGAAACCGAAGGGGGCGAACGTGTCGTCAATCCCGACGATAAACTTCCCGTCCTTCTTTACCTTCTCCAGGGAACCGTCGGCCGCCCACAGGCTTGCCGCCAGCGTCAGGAGCAGCGTCAGTAACAGTAAAAATTTTTTCATGTTTCCTCCTTTATCAATTGATTTAACTATCGATTTGGGTAACAATATCTTTGATAGCGCCGTTTTCCATGACCACGATGCGGTCGGAAATCTGGTTGATAAACTTCATCTCGTGGCTCACAATGAGCATCGTGAGCTTCTGGCTGTTGCGGATTTCCTCGATGACCGATAGGACTTCCTGGACCATATCGGGATCAAGGGCCGAAGTGGGCTCGTCAAAGAGCAGCACTTGCGGATTTCGGGCGAGCGCCCTGGCGATGGCCACCCGTTGTTGCTGTCCGCCCGAAAGGGCCTTCGGATGGTAATCACAGCGATCAGCCAGACCGACTTTGTTCAAGAGATCCATGGCCACTTCGCGCGCTTCCTTTTTCGCGGTTTTATCGACGACAATCAGGGATTCCATCACATTCTGAAGCGCCGTCTTGTGCGGAAAAAGGTTGAAACTCTGGAAAACCATGCCCATTTTCCCCTTGGGGGGCGTCTCGATGACGCCGGAAGTCACGGTCTCAAGACCGATGATGCAGCGCAGCAGCGTGGATTTCCCGCCGCCTGATTTTCCGACAATACCGATGGCCTCGCCTTCACCAATGTCGAGATTGATGTTCTTCAGGATGAACTCGGCGTCAAAGCGCTTGTATAAGTCCAGTATGCGGATGATGTCCATTTAAAAATTCACCTTTTTTTCCAATTTTTTGAACAGCAGGACGACGATCGTCGAAAGGGCGAGATAAATGATCCCGCAGATGATGAAGGGCGTGATCGTAAATTCCCGGGCAAAGACCTCCCGTGCGTTTCGCAGGATGTCGTGCATGCTGATGACCGATACGAGGGACACGTCCTTGATCAGGCTGATCCCCTCGTTGGAAAGAGGCGGAAGGGCAGTTATCATGGCCTGGGGCAGGACAATGCGCCACATGGTCTGGGCATAGGACATGCCGAGCACCTTGGCGGCCTCATATTGGCCGGGGCCTATGCCCAGGATGCTGCCCCGGAAGATCTCGCAGAAATAGGCCGCGTAATTGATCACAAAGGTGATGCAGGCCGCGGCGAAGGGCGAAAGGACAATGCCAAAAACCGGCAGTCCGTAGTAGGCGAAAAACAGTTGCAGCAGCAGCGGCGTGCCTCGAAAGATCCAGGTATAGGTCTGAATCAGTTTCGATAAGGTCCGGCGTCTTGAAATCTCGCCGAGGGCGAAAAGAATTCCGAGGGGTACAGAAAAAATGATCGTTATCGCGTAGAGCGCGCCGATCAATTTCAGTCCCCCGAGGATGAAAATTACGTTATTCAGCATAGCAGTTTCTCCGTTCCAGTAATTTTGTACTTTATTTGACTAAACCAGTATACCGCATTTTCGGAAAAAAGTCAAGCAAATTCTCGATGGCGTTTTGATCATCAAGCCGCTTTACTTTAAAATCTTTGCGGGAATCAAAATTGTGAGGGGCGTAAAATGGCTTTTACAGAAGAAAAAGCAACAGATTGGGCGATTATCCACTTCAGTTGTTGAAATTTCAACAGGAGAAATATGATTTACATTTATATCGCAAAACCAATATTTTCGATACAAAATCTCCGGCGTTCAAGATATGTCAACCAGGTGTTCATTTGCGGACAAAATAATAAAGACCTTCAAGTGGAATGAAGGTCTTTATTTTTACATTCATTGATTTCCAGCTTCGCTTACGAAGCCCCAGATGTTCTTCTGCTCGATATTATCGGTTAATGTTGTCCGTAGAATGGTGGTGAAGTACTCAGGCTTTCTTGACTTTCTCGGCCAATGTCTTTCCGATCTTGAATTTGACGGCTTTCTTGGCCTTGATCTTCATCCGTTTCTTTGTTTGAGGATTAACTACTTCCCTGGCTGCCCGCTTTACAACTTCCCATTTGCCCCAGCCGACAAAAGTTACGGAATTACCTTTGACCAAAACGCTTTCAACGGAGTCCAGGAAGATGTTAATAGCTTTTTCAGCGTCCTTTTTTGTGTATCCGCCCTTTTCGGCGAACAAACTCACAAATTCTTTTTTCGTCATTTCTCCTCCTTAAAAAACTTGAACTTCTATGAATAGGTTTCCCTATTACTGAATTTGTACCACTTTTTGAGCGTTTTGTAAAGGAAAAAATTTGACATAATTTTTTGCAAAGGCATTTTTACGGGAGTCGCTGATCAGATACAGATTTTGTAGCTTATACTCAAATATGCATGAATTCAAGTCACAATTGAGATAGTGTCAAAAGCATGAACTTGTGTTCCATATATTTCATATATGGTAATCATATAATATTTCTATGATTAAACGCAAGGTATGAAAAAAGGCGGGGTTACCGCCTTACGTTTTCGTGAAAAAATCAGTTGAAATAGCTAACCGCCTTGTAAGGTTTCCGGTAGTCGAATTTCGATACCCGGATTCCGGTCTTTTTGGTGCTCGCGTGCACCACTTTGCCGTCGCCGATATAGACGGCCACATGACCGATGCTCTTGCCGCGGGTGTAGAAAAGCAGGTCGCCGGGCTTCATGTTGGAGAATGAAACCTCACGGCCGCCCAAGGCCTGGTCGCGGGATGTCCGGGGCAGGCTGATGCCGAATTTTTTGAATACGGACATCGTGAATCCCGAGCAGTCGGTCCCGTTGGTCAGGCTCGTTCCGCCGTATACATAGGGGTTGCCGACAAATTTCATCGCGTAGTTGACGAGCTCCTGACGCGTCCTCAGAGCCGTCAGCGATGGTGAGGCGTCCTTGGGGGAATAGAGAAAGCGGTTTGTAAAATCCATATCGATCTC
It encodes:
- a CDS encoding HU family DNA-binding protein codes for the protein MTKKEFVSLFAEKGGYTKKDAEKAINIFLDSVESVLVKGNSVTFVGWGKWEVVKRAAREVVNPQTKKRMKIKAKKAVKFKIGKTLAEKVKKA
- the dnaN gene encoding DNA polymerase III subunit beta codes for the protein MKFSIKRESLITILGEFSNILRETPVKPIVAGVQIKAEKNTITFIGTNLEVDLIRKAPGFVEQEGSIVIKPAMLLEYVKLLEEEDVEFALSDSNLHVQNAVFSTLYDENFPIISEPKGNIAFRIKGRDLARYFEKTKFAASQSTENPAINCLRLVLRADELNLVSTDSYRLLYLRAPVSSVLEKEISIPMDSVNILCKMLKDSDEEVEFGFLGELLLVLWQDACFISRTIAMPFPDYKFILENAQHDKKMEFNRDELKSALRRVITIARTSIDAKFGAVFDFRGKMAMINAFSGRARINQKVNMMKTGEDFKASLNCKFFSEYLDNITDNPIVNGKNQSSMFEISENGSQDYRYILMPLQMPRGKED
- a CDS encoding RNA methyltransferase — its product is MEQIASRQNAWIKLVNRLKLKKYRDQERLFLAEGAKFLDFGHRIRAAFCGESLCLSDARTKRLESLADRIFTVPDAIYARISSLENAYGPLLVYPYLDIPEENSPLSDFCVVLDGVGDPGNLGTILRTLDATGFEDVLLSEDCVDIYNEKVIRSTMGSIFRIRFRRMDRASIAETLKSKGYKLMATAISPEAVDYDEVDYSGKVALILGNEGSGVSEELLQSADIRVKIPMYGQAESLNVAVACGVLLYRARACINGKLRNADR
- a CDS encoding extracellular solute-binding protein, giving the protein MAKKLVYLFLLVLTLASCGEKKALEEKKLFIYNWAEYIPTEVYAAFEKETGIKIVEDTYSTNEELFTKLKAGGDGYDIVVPSADYYEIMIKENMLEKLDKSKISTIKNIDPGIMAKMQDFDPGNDYGVPYVIGPTVIAINTKYVKDWPDDYSIFEREDLRGKMTLLDDMREVMTSALAMEGYPQTVSDEAAIAKAAERVKLWKKNIAKFDSESFGKGYATGEFWVVQGYIDNITRELDEETAANTKYLLPSKGGVAYIDSFVILKKAPHKDAAHKFIEFIHRPEIYAQIADYLSCPSLNVPAREKMETTPVFTIEEIQKAQILRDINETLELQNKYWQQIML
- a CDS encoding amino acid ABC transporter permease produces the protein MLNNVIFILGGLKLIGALYAITIIFSVPLGILFALGEISRRRTLSKLIQTYTWIFRGTPLLLQLFFAYYGLPVFGIVLSPFAAACITFVINYAAYFCEIFRGSILGIGPGQYEAAKVLGMSYAQTMWRIVLPQAMITALPPLSNEGISLIKDVSLVSVISMHDILRNAREVFAREFTITPFIICGIIYLALSTIVVLLFKKLEKKVNF
- a CDS encoding amino acid ABC transporter ATP-binding protein, with translation MDIIRILDLYKRFDAEFILKNINLDIGEGEAIGIVGKSGGGKSTLLRCIIGLETVTSGVIETPPKGKMGMVFQSFNLFPHKTALQNVMESLIVVDKTAKKEAREVAMDLLNKVGLADRCDYHPKALSGGQQQRVAIARALARNPQVLLFDEPTSALDPDMVQEVLSVIEEIRNSQKLTMLIVSHEMKFINQISDRIVVMENGAIKDIVTQIDS
- a CDS encoding N-acetylmuramoyl-L-alanine amidase, which produces MKKSKSLKLMFPLICLLWLSGYSCVSIAKTADNLLDLYGNPSVFEGYLPIWDGEAALAIDSESWRARAKDERIKFLIIHYTAAGNETSKRALTRAQVSSHYLVSDVADEAVFKLADESERAWHAGQSAFYGRTNLNDTSLGIEIVNRGMSGRTYLPYAGHQIKKTAWLLLALVKRHQINPKFILGHSDISPGRKMDPGPTFPWEALYREYGLGAWYDEKDKNEFLNAYTEEQFAKVTALQYKRELYRYGYAVDLTDKADERTKSVIYAFQSHFYPDGLSGIMDRETYARLLALNKKYPGRDVPGEKKE
- a CDS encoding tyrosine-type recombinase/integrase; translation: MEIQNYRGGLTATRKKRGDRDQGAQLFEIYKSEKTLKDYQYNLEKFLQFVYEGESRISGNELVPLMVNVSVSDAEEYIVYLLQKRKLKKTSVNTILSALKSLFKELEHLEGVTDAGYTNPFRGIKLFKTQRDLTRILKISKDDIKTIIGLYKVGTHLDYRNMVILVTLYYTGMRSSELLQLKGKHILSRDGNLYLVLEKTKSGREQYKPLHPELVSLLTEYQDYVTTLSGISAEELRERYLFSASDDHLKPLSYRALYDIIHHMGQAIAKDISPHSIRHSVATELSLNGADLIEIRDFLGHADTKVTEVYVNARNLIEKKTLEKIPELNSNSE
- a CDS encoding amino acid ABC transporter substrate-binding protein, whose protein sequence is MKKFLLLLTLLLTLAASLWAADGSLEKVKKDGKFIVGIDDTFAPFGFKDEKGVIVGFDIDLANEVAKRMGVKAEFKSCDWDGIILELKAGKIDMVWNGMTITPARAAQVSFSKAYHNDGQVIFSRKEKQYLTSGELKGKVVGVQLGSSSATAVESHPIVKEFKELRKYGTNAEALLDLEAGRLDAVVMDESAGRFHNAKKNLLVYSAESFANEEDGIAFRNEDVSLREEVDKHMDAMKADGTFKAIEAKWLGE
- a CDS encoding CCA tRNA nucleotidyltransferase — translated: MKTIELEENIERILRRLQAKGKGYIVGGYVRDKLLGIAPGDCDFCTDLSLDQVVSLFRDCSPAVVGKAYSVVKITLGGQSYDIARMRKDVSFTENRKITGVEFVSDILEDLRRRDFTVNAIAFDGKNFLFGDPLCEADIASNTIRFIGPSEKRIEEDPLRMLRAVRILVEKGMDRIDPRSLAAICANAGRLSLISKERIRDEFTRILCSSKPKTGFLYLIKTGLIEFIAPELLELLRFAEKHPEIRKDVLGHTLLVLEKVPEEPVMRLAALFHDCGKPAAYSNGPTGPHFYGHERTGAEIAKACLENLRYSGEVIRSVTDLVREHLSLWHIRSKSAARKLLNRVGVKTSLQLIALARADITGSFPPYDFSKIEEAAQLIREVLSDSEPFSLKDLAINGRDLRRLGFKSGPEMGSVLQNCLDLVLENPEANQRESLLEYAIEQFKKLSD